From Amycolatopsis sp. YIM 10, the proteins below share one genomic window:
- a CDS encoding amino acid ABC transporter ATP-binding protein, with translation MNPVLRMSGVRKSFGSHPALDGVDLDVAEGEVVVVIGPSGSGKSTLVRCVHQLESIDAGAMYLDGDLIGYEEHRGRLRPLSPRGMAAQRRRIGMVFQQFNLFPHFSALRNVTEAPVRVHGRDRAETEADAIALLERVGLGERLHHYPRQLSGGQQQRVAIARALAVRPRIMLFDEPTSALDPELVDDVLGVLRGLAADGLTMVVVTHEMAFAREVADRCVFMESGRIVESGTPAEVFGSPKSPRLRAFLSRHTEEAVS, from the coding sequence GTGAACCCGGTGCTGCGGATGAGTGGCGTGCGCAAGTCGTTCGGCTCGCACCCCGCGCTCGACGGCGTGGACCTGGACGTGGCCGAGGGCGAAGTGGTGGTGGTCATCGGCCCGTCCGGCTCCGGGAAGTCCACTTTGGTCCGTTGTGTGCACCAGCTGGAGTCGATCGACGCGGGCGCGATGTACCTCGACGGTGACCTGATCGGCTACGAGGAGCACCGCGGGCGGCTGCGGCCGCTCAGCCCGCGCGGGATGGCCGCGCAGCGCAGGCGGATCGGCATGGTCTTCCAGCAGTTCAACCTGTTCCCGCACTTCAGCGCGCTGCGCAACGTCACGGAGGCCCCGGTGCGGGTGCACGGGCGCGACCGCGCGGAGACCGAGGCGGACGCGATCGCGCTGCTGGAGCGGGTCGGGCTCGGCGAGCGCCTTCACCACTACCCGCGTCAGCTCTCGGGCGGGCAGCAGCAGCGCGTGGCGATCGCCAGGGCGCTGGCCGTGCGCCCGCGGATCATGCTGTTCGACGAGCCGACCAGCGCGCTCGACCCGGAGCTGGTCGACGACGTGCTCGGCGTGCTGCGCGGGCTCGCCGCCGACGGGCTGACGATGGTGGTGGTGACCCACGAGATGGCGTTCGCCCGTGAGGTCGCCGACCGCTGCGTGTTCATGGAATCCGGCCGGATCGTCGAATCGGGCACCCCCGCCGAGGTCTTCGGCAGCCCGAAAAGCCCGCGCTTGCGTGCTTTCCTGTCCCGTCACACCGAGGAAGCGGTCTCATGA
- a CDS encoding PaaX family transcriptional regulator C-terminal domain-containing protein encodes MPDTPPRAEPQLLLTSLLGDYWYWRDEHIPSAALVRLLAEFGIGTDNARAAMRRLAAKGLLTTSRRGRTTAYGIPPRTSGVIVGRTHRMLTFGATAPDWDGYWTVVAFSVPEQEREVRTALRSRLRVLGFAALYDGLWVSPRDLAEAAVALLAELGIERGSVLRATEVPGGPAAGGPAEAFDLEPLARQYREFVDRYRSLPAHLTAGRVSPAEALRTRTELRVDWRTFPERDPDLPAVMLPPGWCRTEAQRLFLEIYDRLGPLAEQRFRELLAESDPELAELASHHDSARIAELHARLGGDAERGDTPFEQAVRARRLDDLRRG; translated from the coding sequence ATGCCGGACACGCCGCCGCGGGCCGAACCCCAGTTGCTGCTGACCTCGCTGCTCGGTGACTACTGGTACTGGCGCGACGAGCACATCCCGTCGGCCGCGCTGGTGCGGCTGCTCGCGGAGTTCGGCATCGGCACGGACAACGCCAGGGCGGCGATGCGGCGGCTGGCGGCCAAGGGCCTGCTGACCACCTCGCGTCGCGGGCGGACCACCGCGTACGGCATCCCGCCGCGCACCAGCGGGGTGATCGTCGGGCGCACGCACCGGATGCTGACCTTCGGCGCCACCGCGCCGGACTGGGACGGGTACTGGACCGTGGTCGCCTTCTCGGTGCCCGAACAGGAACGCGAGGTGCGCACGGCGCTGCGCTCACGGCTGCGCGTGCTCGGTTTCGCCGCGCTCTACGACGGTTTGTGGGTCTCACCGCGCGATCTCGCCGAAGCGGCCGTTGCGCTGCTCGCCGAACTCGGCATCGAACGCGGCAGCGTGCTGCGGGCGACCGAGGTGCCGGGCGGACCGGCCGCCGGTGGCCCGGCCGAGGCGTTCGACCTCGAACCGCTCGCCCGGCAGTACCGCGAGTTCGTCGACCGCTACCGGTCGCTGCCCGCGCATCTCACGGCCGGTCGGGTCAGTCCGGCCGAGGCGCTGCGCACGCGTACCGAACTGCGGGTCGACTGGCGGACTTTCCCCGAGCGGGACCCGGATCTGCCCGCGGTGATGCTGCCGCCGGGCTGGTGCCGCACCGAGGCGCAGCGGCTGTTCCTGGAGATCTACGACCGGCTGGGCCCGCTCGCCGAACAACGCTTCCGGGAACTGCTCGCGGAGTCCGACCCGGAGTTGGCCGAACTCGCCTCGCACCACGACAGCGCTCGCATCGCCGAGCTGCACGCCCGGCTCGGCGGGGATGCCGAACGCGGCGACACTCCGTTCGAGCAGGCCGTCCGCGCGCGGCGACTGGACGATCTCCGCCGCGGCTGA
- a CDS encoding transporter substrate-binding domain-containing protein produces MRPVPSTREQHRPRRQLFAAAALLLTLTGCGAQLGDGTDTPSPAGANTALHDALPESVRQAGVLRFAGDSHPPYRTVAADGSITGIDADFQQALGELLGVRTETIVVDSLPGALQGMLSNRYDAFNGPVKVTAEREKQFDTVTWMTTRTSYVVPSNAPVPIPATDALCGKRVAVVTASVVEEQLRQLSAFCERTGRGAVQPIGLADTNATLLAAQSGRAEAAGMTQAAAIDVTAQQQGAYTYVTQTEEQGATADKLALYTSKASGLGPVLHKAFTELFSSGRYRQIMEKWGLAEVTVPRPEFNAGTPS; encoded by the coding sequence ATGCGACCAGTCCCCTCCACGCGTGAACAGCACAGGCCACGCAGACAGCTGTTCGCTGCCGCCGCGCTCCTGCTCACCCTCACCGGCTGCGGTGCCCAGCTCGGCGACGGCACCGACACCCCTTCACCGGCCGGGGCGAACACCGCGCTCCACGACGCGCTGCCCGAATCCGTTCGCCAGGCCGGGGTGCTCCGCTTCGCCGGCGACTCCCATCCGCCCTACCGCACCGTCGCCGCCGACGGCTCGATCACCGGTATCGACGCCGACTTCCAGCAGGCACTGGGCGAACTGCTCGGCGTGCGCACGGAAACGATCGTGGTCGACAGCCTTCCCGGTGCGCTGCAGGGAATGCTGTCCAACCGCTACGACGCGTTCAACGGGCCGGTCAAGGTCACCGCCGAGCGCGAGAAGCAGTTCGACACGGTCACCTGGATGACCACGCGCACCTCCTACGTGGTGCCGTCGAACGCGCCGGTGCCGATCCCGGCCACGGACGCGTTGTGCGGCAAGCGGGTCGCCGTGGTCACCGCCAGCGTGGTCGAGGAGCAGCTGCGGCAGCTCTCGGCGTTCTGCGAGCGAACCGGCCGCGGCGCGGTGCAGCCGATCGGGCTGGCCGACACCAACGCGACCCTGCTGGCCGCGCAGTCCGGGCGCGCCGAGGCCGCGGGCATGACGCAGGCGGCGGCGATCGACGTGACCGCCCAGCAGCAGGGCGCCTACACCTACGTCACGCAGACCGAGGAGCAGGGCGCCACCGCGGACAAGCTGGCGCTCTACACGTCCAAGGCGAGCGGGCTGGGACCGGTGCTGCACAAGGCTTTCACGGAGTTGTTCAGCTCCGGGCGCTACCGGCAGATCATGGAGAAGTGGGGGCTGGCCGAGGTGACCGTGCCGCGGCCGGAGTTCAACGCCGGGACGCCGTCATGA
- a CDS encoding p-hydroxycinnamoyl CoA hydratase/lyase — translation MSAAPWGDNVLVDFDEGIAWVTLNRPEKRNAMNPALNDEMVRTLDALEGDPRCRVLVLTGAGDSFSAGMDLREYFREVDESGDAAVQIRVRRASAEWQWKRLATWSKPTIAMVNGWCFGGAFTPLVACDLAISAEDAQYGLSEVNWGIPPGGVVSRALAATVSQRDALYFIMTGEPFDGRRAAEMRLVNEAVPAELLRERTRELAAKLAAMNPVVLRAAKVGYKLAQEMPWEQAEDYLYAKLEQSQFLDPEQGRQKGMSQFLDEKAFRPGLSAYRND, via the coding sequence ATGTCAGCAGCGCCTTGGGGCGACAACGTGCTCGTCGACTTCGACGAGGGCATTGCCTGGGTCACGCTCAACCGCCCGGAGAAGCGCAACGCGATGAACCCGGCGCTCAACGACGAAATGGTGCGCACGCTCGACGCGCTGGAGGGCGATCCGCGTTGCCGCGTGCTGGTGCTCACCGGTGCCGGCGACTCGTTCTCGGCCGGGATGGACCTGCGCGAGTACTTCCGCGAGGTCGACGAGTCCGGGGACGCGGCGGTGCAGATCCGGGTCCGCCGGGCCAGCGCCGAATGGCAGTGGAAGCGGCTGGCCACCTGGTCGAAGCCGACCATCGCGATGGTCAACGGCTGGTGCTTCGGCGGCGCGTTCACCCCGCTGGTCGCCTGTGATCTCGCCATCTCCGCCGAGGATGCCCAATATGGACTGTCCGAAGTGAACTGGGGGATTCCGCCGGGCGGCGTGGTCAGCCGCGCGCTGGCGGCCACGGTCAGCCAGCGCGACGCTTTGTACTTCATCATGACCGGTGAACCGTTCGACGGTCGTCGCGCCGCGGAGATGCGCCTGGTCAACGAGGCGGTCCCGGCGGAGTTGCTGCGGGAGCGCACCCGTGAGCTGGCGGCGAAGCTGGCCGCGATGAACCCGGTGGTGCTGCGCGCGGCGAAGGTGGGTTACAAGCTGGCCCAGGAAATGCCGTGGGAGCAGGCCGAGGACTACCTCTACGCCAAGCTGGAACAGTCGCAGTTCCTCGACCCGGAACAGGGACGCCAGAAGGGCATGAGCCAGTTCCTCGACGAGAAGGCCTTCCGCCCCGGTCTTTCGGCCTACCGGAACGACTGA
- a CDS encoding 2-hydroxyacyl-CoA dehydratase family protein, whose protein sequence is MLPDREDAVVRWRAAGRPVAGYVGADVPVELLTAAGMLPLRLTGSPGEDASAGRERLGGGLDAVACSILTRLLDGAYGHLDVLVLSRDCEASLRLFYVLREIRRVEPSIALPPLHLVDVLHLPHHTTTRYVLAKVRQFRSWLEAVAGRRIDDDDLAAAVAAHDRVRGLLRETGTHRGHRRLTGTEALAAVSAVTAMPIGEAEKLLRELLSTLPDRQPRPGRPVYLTGSSHDSPEVYRALEDAGLLIVGEDHDWGDLLAVTDIGAPTELAIAERYQFGGPAAPRASIAERAAHTAAAVRDRGAETLLSYVRLHDDAPPWDFPAQREAAGVPATLVDRQEYGHIDLAAVVR, encoded by the coding sequence ATGCTGCCCGATCGTGAAGACGCCGTGGTGCGCTGGCGGGCGGCTGGTCGGCCGGTGGCCGGGTACGTCGGCGCCGACGTGCCGGTCGAACTGCTGACCGCCGCCGGAATGCTGCCGCTGCGGCTGACCGGCTCGCCCGGCGAGGACGCGAGCGCGGGCCGGGAACGCCTCGGCGGCGGGCTCGACGCGGTCGCCTGCTCGATACTGACCCGGCTGCTCGACGGCGCGTACGGCCACCTCGATGTGCTTGTGCTGTCCCGTGATTGCGAGGCGTCGTTGCGGTTGTTCTACGTGCTGCGGGAAATCCGCCGGGTGGAGCCGTCGATCGCGCTGCCGCCGCTGCACCTGGTCGACGTGCTGCACCTGCCGCACCACACCACCACGCGGTACGTGCTGGCCAAGGTCCGCCAGTTCCGGTCGTGGCTCGAAGCCGTCGCGGGACGCCGGATCGATGACGACGACCTGGCCGCCGCGGTCGCCGCGCACGACCGTGTCCGGGGCCTCCTCAGGGAAACCGGTACCCATCGCGGCCACCGGCGGCTCACCGGTACCGAGGCACTGGCCGCGGTTTCGGCGGTCACCGCGATGCCGATCGGCGAAGCGGAGAAGTTGTTGCGGGAGTTGCTTTCCACGCTGCCGGACCGACAACCGCGGCCGGGCCGTCCGGTGTACCTGACCGGCAGCAGCCACGACTCCCCAGAGGTCTACCGGGCACTGGAGGACGCGGGCCTGCTGATCGTCGGCGAGGACCACGACTGGGGCGACCTGCTCGCGGTGACCGACATCGGCGCTCCGACGGAACTGGCGATCGCCGAGCGCTACCAGTTCGGCGGTCCCGCCGCGCCCCGCGCCTCCATCGCGGAGCGGGCCGCGCACACCGCCGCCGCCGTGCGCGACCGCGGCGCCGAGACCCTGCTGTCCTACGTCCGCCTGCACGACGACGCGCCGCCGTGGGACTTCCCGGCCCAGCGCGAGGCCGCCGGCGTGCCCGCCACGCTCGTCGACCGTCAGGAATACGGCCACATCGATCTCGCGGCGGTGGTCCGATGA
- a CDS encoding CaiB/BaiF CoA-transferase family protein codes for MTDQPLAGRTVIDLTTALAGPYATLLLAGLGATVIKVENPATGGDTSRNNAPYLGRDGLALGRKHNDDMSVSMLVRGRGKLSVTLNLKDPRAKAVFTDLVRDADVLVENYSPGVTGRLGIDYESVRELNPRLVYTSITGFGTQGGPGSGKAMDSIIQALSGVMMTAGEPDGDPIRFGLPVGDLLAPLFAVVGTVSALLQAETTGQGQHVDVSMLGALTSLVACEPFDAFEAVGLPQRTGSLVPRLAPFGILPTADGHIALCAPTDAFARGVLRAMGREDLVDDERYRTRDERVRRADELHALIGDWCRALPSPEVVDRLSEHGVPAAQVREPRDAVRDPLVRARREVVPITHPRHGAVADLSATGMPIVFSGASVGLDSPAPALGEHNDHVYRDLLGYSEDELAALAADAVI; via the coding sequence ATGACCGACCAGCCGCTCGCCGGCCGCACCGTGATCGACCTGACCACCGCGCTCGCCGGACCGTACGCCACCCTGCTGCTGGCCGGGCTCGGCGCCACGGTGATCAAGGTGGAGAATCCCGCGACCGGCGGCGACACCTCCCGCAACAACGCGCCCTACCTCGGCCGCGACGGGCTGGCACTGGGCCGGAAGCACAACGACGACATGTCGGTGTCGATGCTGGTGCGCGGGCGCGGAAAGCTCAGCGTGACGCTCAATCTCAAGGACCCGCGCGCGAAAGCGGTGTTCACCGATCTGGTGCGCGACGCCGATGTGCTGGTGGAGAACTACTCCCCCGGCGTCACCGGGCGCCTCGGCATCGACTACGAATCCGTGCGGGAACTCAACCCCCGGTTGGTCTACACCTCGATCACCGGGTTCGGGACGCAGGGCGGGCCGGGGTCGGGCAAGGCGATGGACTCGATCATCCAGGCGCTGTCCGGGGTGATGATGACCGCGGGCGAGCCGGACGGCGACCCGATCCGGTTCGGCCTGCCCGTCGGTGACCTGCTGGCGCCCCTTTTCGCCGTGGTGGGCACGGTTTCCGCGTTGCTGCAGGCGGAAACCACCGGACAGGGCCAGCACGTGGACGTGTCCATGCTCGGCGCGCTGACCTCGCTGGTGGCCTGCGAGCCGTTCGACGCCTTCGAGGCGGTCGGGCTGCCGCAGCGGACCGGTTCGCTGGTCCCGCGGCTGGCCCCGTTCGGCATCCTGCCCACCGCGGACGGGCACATCGCGCTGTGCGCGCCCACCGACGCCTTCGCGCGCGGAGTGCTGCGTGCCATGGGCCGCGAGGATCTGGTCGACGACGAGCGATACCGCACCCGGGACGAACGCGTGCGGCGCGCGGACGAACTGCACGCGCTGATCGGTGACTGGTGCCGCGCGCTGCCGTCGCCGGAAGTGGTGGACCGGCTGTCCGAGCACGGCGTGCCCGCCGCCCAGGTTCGCGAACCCCGTGACGCGGTACGGGATCCGCTGGTACGCGCGCGGCGCGAGGTGGTGCCGATCACCCATCCCCGGCACGGCGCGGTGGCGGATCTGTCGGCCACCGGCATGCCGATCGTGTTCTCCGGCGCCTCGGTCGGCCTCGACTCCCCCGCGCCCGCGCTCGGTGAGCACAACGACCACGTCTACCGCGATCTGCTCGGGTACAGCGAGGACGAACTGGCCGCGCTGGCCGCGGACGCGGTCATCTGA
- a CDS encoding aldehyde dehydrogenase family protein has translation MEFLDPARWSGKVFTGTWTDGGSGTHEVREPATGASLGSVGVADAADVAAAVDRAVPAQREWAALPHAERSAVLLRAAALLTEHTGAISDWVIREAGSVRLKAGIEVEVSAAECVQAAALPSAPYGELLPSAGRMSFERRVPVGVVAVISPFNFPLLLSMRSVAPALALGNAVIVKPDPRTAVCGGVVIARIFEEAGLPAGVLQVLPGDAEAGAALVEHPRVPVISFTGSTRAGRAIGARAGELLKRSHLELGGNSALVVLEDADLEAAASCGAYGSFLHQGQICMAVGRHLVHRSLYDRYVELLGKKAEQLPVGDPFTEDVVLGPIIDGGQLAHVRDLVDRSVAAGARLVQGGTADGPFYRPTVLADCGPSIPAYAEEVFGPVACVRPFDTLDEAAEFAADSEYGLSLGILTADPAAGMALADRIPSGLVHINDQTVNDDPAAPFGGVGASGVGRVGGARANVDAFTETQWVTVRAESARYPF, from the coding sequence GTGGAGTTCCTCGATCCCGCGCGCTGGTCCGGCAAGGTCTTCACCGGCACCTGGACGGACGGTGGTTCCGGTACGCACGAGGTGCGCGAGCCCGCGACCGGGGCGAGCCTCGGTTCGGTGGGCGTCGCCGATGCCGCGGACGTCGCGGCCGCCGTCGACCGGGCCGTGCCCGCCCAGCGCGAGTGGGCCGCGCTGCCGCACGCCGAACGCTCCGCGGTGCTCCTGCGCGCCGCCGCCCTGCTGACCGAGCACACCGGCGCCATCTCCGACTGGGTGATCCGCGAGGCGGGTTCGGTCCGGCTCAAGGCGGGCATCGAGGTCGAGGTTTCGGCGGCCGAGTGCGTGCAGGCGGCCGCGCTGCCGTCGGCGCCCTACGGCGAACTTCTGCCCTCGGCGGGCCGGATGAGTTTCGAGCGCCGCGTTCCGGTGGGCGTGGTCGCGGTGATCTCACCGTTCAACTTCCCGTTGCTGTTGTCGATGCGGTCCGTCGCGCCGGCGCTGGCACTGGGCAACGCGGTGATCGTCAAGCCCGATCCGCGCACCGCGGTCTGCGGCGGTGTGGTCATCGCCCGGATCTTCGAGGAGGCCGGGCTGCCCGCCGGGGTGCTCCAGGTGCTGCCGGGTGACGCCGAAGCCGGGGCCGCGCTCGTCGAGCACCCGCGCGTGCCGGTCATCTCGTTCACCGGTTCGACCCGCGCCGGACGCGCCATCGGCGCCCGTGCCGGGGAACTGCTCAAGCGGTCGCACCTGGAACTCGGCGGCAACAGCGCGCTGGTGGTGCTCGAAGACGCCGACCTGGAAGCCGCCGCGTCCTGTGGCGCGTACGGCAGTTTCCTGCACCAGGGCCAGATCTGCATGGCCGTGGGCAGGCACCTGGTGCACCGCTCGCTGTACGACCGCTACGTCGAACTGCTCGGCAAGAAGGCCGAACAACTGCCGGTGGGCGATCCGTTCACCGAAGACGTGGTGCTCGGCCCGATCATCGACGGCGGTCAGCTCGCCCACGTGCGCGATCTGGTCGATCGCAGTGTGGCCGCCGGGGCGCGGCTGGTGCAGGGCGGTACCGCGGACGGGCCGTTCTACCGGCCGACCGTGCTCGCCGACTGCGGGCCGTCGATCCCGGCCTACGCCGAAGAGGTGTTCGGGCCGGTCGCCTGCGTGCGCCCGTTCGACACGCTCGACGAGGCCGCGGAGTTCGCCGCCGACTCCGAATACGGGCTGAGCCTCGGCATTCTCACCGCGGACCCGGCCGCCGGGATGGCGCTGGCCGACCGCATTCCCAGCGGCCTGGTGCACATCAACGACCAGACGGTGAACGACGATCCGGCCGCGCCCTTCGGCGGGGTCGGCGCGTCCGGGGTCGGCCGTGTGGGCGGCGCCCGCGCGAACGTCGACGCCTTCACCGAAACCCAGTGGGTCACCGTGCGCGCCGAATCCGCGCGCTACCCGTTCTGA
- a CDS encoding amino acid ABC transporter permease gives MTVTTDPPATARAHDVATARPRFRPWRWVATAVLVVLAAQLLTFLVGNERFQWDVVAEHLFAPSVLSGLGTTVLLAVLAMVIGSVVGGLLAAAQLSGFTPARWAATLYVGVFRGIPPLVQLIFWFNLAYLLPKISLSVPFGPALLTWNANDLITPLTAGIIGLSLVESAYMAEIIRAGVLGVDQGQREAASAMGFTPAQTFFRIVLPQAMRVIIPPSGSQFISVLKGTALVSVIAMNDLLHAVQVIYNQSYEIVPMLIVACVWYLVVVTLLTVVQRRLERRFAHGGAS, from the coding sequence ATGACCGTGACCACCGATCCACCGGCCACCGCGCGGGCGCACGACGTCGCCACCGCGCGGCCGCGGTTCCGGCCGTGGCGCTGGGTGGCCACCGCCGTGCTCGTCGTGCTGGCCGCGCAACTGCTGACCTTCCTGGTCGGCAACGAGCGGTTCCAGTGGGACGTCGTGGCCGAGCACCTGTTCGCCCCGTCCGTCCTTTCCGGACTCGGTACCACCGTGCTGCTGGCCGTGCTGGCGATGGTGATCGGCTCGGTGGTGGGCGGGCTGCTCGCCGCCGCGCAGCTGTCCGGGTTCACCCCGGCGCGCTGGGCGGCCACGCTCTACGTCGGCGTGTTCCGCGGCATTCCGCCGCTGGTACAGCTGATCTTCTGGTTCAACCTGGCCTATCTGCTGCCGAAGATCTCGCTGAGCGTGCCGTTCGGCCCGGCGCTGCTGACCTGGAACGCCAACGACCTGATCACGCCGCTCACCGCGGGCATCATCGGTCTCTCGCTGGTCGAATCCGCGTATATGGCCGAAATCATCCGCGCCGGGGTACTCGGCGTGGACCAGGGTCAGCGCGAAGCCGCGTCCGCGATGGGCTTCACCCCGGCGCAGACCTTCTTCCGGATCGTGCTGCCGCAGGCGATGCGGGTGATCATCCCGCCCAGCGGCAGCCAGTTCATCAGCGTGCTCAAGGGGACCGCGCTGGTTTCGGTGATCGCGATGAACGACCTGCTGCACGCGGTTCAGGTGATCTACAACCAGAGCTACGAGATCGTGCCGATGCTGATCGTCGCGTGCGTCTGGTACCTGGTCGTGGTCACGCTGCTGACCGTGGTCCAGCGCAGGCTGGAGCGCCGCTTCGCGCACGGAGGTGCCTCGTGA
- a CDS encoding CapA family protein, producing the protein MITIAAVGDLILDEPDPAGFLAPSAHLFQQADVAIGHVEVPHSTTTTQISTDVPAPPADPAALGALADAGFDVVTLAGNHIFDAGEVGVTDTVAHARAAGLVPVGAGADLTEARTPAVVERNGLRIGVLSYNCVGPRESWATSKKAGCAYVHVLTHYELDHASPGGPPRIYTFADPDGLEAMAADITALRADADVVLVSLHKGVGHTPAAVAMYESPVARAAIDAGADAVFGHHAHILRGIEVHRGKPIFHGLGNFVTVTRALTPAEGGDSAERAAWAEKRKALYGFAPDPAMPYYPFHPESRNTVVAVCRFDRDGLAEAGLAPCHIDDRGRPVPLSPDSAEGEAVLAYVRDITARARLGAELVRRGDRVLIAGTGRVPATEDHA; encoded by the coding sequence ATGATCACCATCGCCGCCGTCGGGGACCTGATCCTCGACGAGCCGGACCCGGCGGGTTTCCTGGCGCCGTCGGCTCACCTGTTCCAGCAGGCCGACGTCGCGATCGGGCACGTCGAGGTCCCGCATTCGACCACCACCACCCAGATCAGCACCGACGTGCCCGCGCCACCGGCCGATCCAGCGGCCCTCGGCGCCCTCGCCGACGCCGGTTTCGACGTAGTCACCTTGGCGGGCAATCACATCTTCGACGCTGGCGAGGTCGGGGTGACCGACACCGTGGCGCACGCCCGCGCCGCCGGGCTCGTCCCGGTCGGAGCCGGGGCCGACCTCACCGAGGCACGCACCCCGGCCGTGGTCGAACGCAACGGGCTGCGGATCGGCGTGCTCTCCTACAACTGCGTCGGCCCGCGGGAATCCTGGGCCACGTCGAAGAAAGCGGGTTGCGCGTACGTCCACGTGCTGACCCACTACGAACTCGACCACGCCAGCCCCGGCGGGCCGCCGCGGATCTACACCTTCGCCGATCCGGACGGCCTGGAGGCGATGGCCGCCGACATCACCGCGTTGCGCGCCGACGCCGACGTCGTGCTGGTGTCCTTGCACAAGGGCGTCGGGCACACCCCGGCGGCGGTGGCGATGTACGAGAGCCCGGTGGCGCGCGCGGCGATCGACGCAGGTGCCGACGCCGTGTTCGGCCACCACGCGCACATCCTGCGCGGCATCGAGGTCCACCGCGGCAAGCCGATCTTCCACGGCCTCGGCAACTTCGTCACGGTCACCCGCGCGCTCACCCCGGCCGAGGGCGGCGACAGCGCCGAACGCGCCGCGTGGGCGGAGAAGCGCAAGGCGCTCTACGGTTTCGCCCCCGATCCCGCGATGCCGTACTACCCGTTCCACCCGGAGAGCCGGAACACGGTGGTGGCGGTGTGCCGGTTCGACCGCGACGGCTTGGCCGAAGCCGGGCTGGCGCCGTGCCACATCGACGACCGGGGACGCCCGGTGCCGCTCTCACCGGACTCCGCGGAGGGCGAGGCCGTCCTCGCCTACGTCCGCGACATCACCGCACGCGCCCGGCTCGGCGCGGAACTGGTCCGCCGCGGCGACCGGGTCCTGATCGCCGGCACCGGCCGCGTCCCAGCCACGGAGGACCACGCATGA